The segment ATAACATTACCGAAAGCTATTTGGTTACACTGTATCACACCTGTCAAAATAACTGGTACATATTCGCCAGCCTAGTTAGgtaaacagaaaacacatttttgtagtAAAACAGAGCTCTTACCGCTTGTCGCGCTATCTCAGTGGCCGCCATGGTTCTCTCCTGCATCAACCCTTCACAGGAAACTGCAGCAAGCGCCCAGAGTGAAGCTACAGCGACGAACTCAGATACGATGGACTGTACCATTTATGACTGATGACATGGCGCAttctgttatttttgttatagcgcaatttttaattgtgatgaaTTAAGAATTATTCCATATGCAAAATACACGTAGTTCGATTATTACAGCACTCAGAAAACTCATGATTTTAAAAACATCGTGCCACCATATGACCCCCATTTCATTAAATGGTACAGTCCTCTTCGTCTTCAGCTCAACAGCTTTAACGCATATTTCCCGATATTTCCACAGGTCTAAAGGATGCTGAATGGCACTTTTTCACataatattaattcaaattttaaaagaaataacgGTTTTAATGCACATATGGACCGTAGGTCTACTGACTTAACAGTTTAATAATAGACTAATAGTCAAAATTTCCGaagttataatattataatatcatCGCCTCGTGTTTTTATGCATAATTTGCACTCATTTACATGACGgatattattttaaatcttaaatattcatatttatgaatattatgAATGGTAATTGTGTTTCTTGAaggttatttatttgaaaattgaCGTAGGATTTTATAACGAAGTAGCCTATTAGCCtatcaaataatatttttttatattatttttattttatattatatgaaaTTATTATTGAATTAGGCAAACTTCCTGCTCTGTTCAATGAGCCAGCTGAATAGTCACAAGTGTCGTGGGTTTGAAGACAAGTGTTGATTTAGTCAGTGGTATTTGAACTTTAGACTTTATCAAGGGGAGGGATTGTGTGTCGGAAATGGACACTGAGGAAAAACACACTTGAACAGTTTCGGTTAGCAGCTCATTTTCTGATTCCCGGAAAGGAAAATGTGTCGTTTAACTAAGCGTTCAAAGTTTGTAAAGAGCTATTTGGTTTAACTGTGTGTAGACAGCTTTATTCAGAGGGACGAGAGAAGATAGCCTTGTGTGTGGACAACAGGTGACGGCTTCTGATGAACACCTGAAATACAGGTTAGATTCAATGacacttattaaaaaaactaataattcTCCTGAAACATTTGGAAAAGGAGAAAAGATTATGTTCGATGTAATTCTATTTTTCAGACTTTAATCAGACGTAAATCAATTACTGAATTTATGAAACGTAACTTAAGAAGCTAAAATATAGATTCAATGATTAAATAATGTGATAtataattatgcaaaattatcaTTACtgtgaatgttttgttttaaaaacaaacgTAAAAAGAGGAACACAAATGAGGAAGAAGTGCTCGTTCCTTTCCCCATGAGAAAACAAAATCATTCATGTTGCTTAAATAGGCCCGCGTTGTTttccttttaaattaaaataggctattaatcttattatttgctgaatgaTCTTATTCCATTTAAGCATATTATACTTATTTCCCCCCATCCAGATTTGAACATTTACAGCCTAGAGAAGTGAATATCAGATGAAGATGTTTTTCTCTGGTTATGTAAGCCTCTTCAGTTTGGATCTTATCTAAATAGCTTCCCGGGGATCCGCCAGTATGTATGAGGGGAGCAGCAGTGGGCCCATCAGGTCTGAGGAACATTTTAATACCCCTGTGGGAGAAGCAGCGCTGCCTTCAGAAGAACCAAAAGATTCAGACTTTAAAGCCTCCGGCAATGATGGAAGTAATTCAGATTCCCCTAAAAGCAGGATAACAAGCCAATTCCGCTCAAATGTTGAAGAGCGATACTCGAGACATGGAGCTCGGCCCGCGTCTCCTGCCTTCAGCGCCTCCTCGCGCAGATCCAGACTTCAAAAACAGCTGGAGGTCTCCGAACCGGGCAGCAGCGCCTCCCGCAGACTCTCCGTTGATGCTTCGGAGAAGGGCTCCCTCACTCCCGCTATGCGTAAGAAGTATTTAAAAGAGTTGTTTCTGAGTAACAAATCTGGATTGTCAAGTATTTTATCATCCAAACACAAATCgtcaaaagaagaagaggaggaggctGCGAACGGCGACACTGTGAACAGCGGCGCGCTTTGGGCGTTGGATCCCATGGAGCACGCGTGGATGCTCTCTGCTGTGGATGGGAATTATGACACTATGGTGGAATTTCTCGCTGAAGATCCCAGTTTATTGAGCAGAAAAGACTTTATTAGTGGTTTTACGGCTCTCCACTGGTTGGCCAAAAATGGAAAGGACGAGACCCTGATTAAGATTCTCAGACATGCTGAACAAGAGGGGCTGTCAGTGAATGTGAATTTGAGAGGCAGTGGAGGCCTGACGCCTCTTCATTTAGCTGCTATGCATAACCAGTACATGGTTGTGAAGATTTTGGTTGGTGCGTTCAGTGCTAATGTAGACATCATGGACTACAGTGGGAAAAGAGCATGGCAGTATCTTAAAGATAACGCACCAAGAGAAATTAAGGAGCTTCTGGGAGCCTGGGATGATGAATCCTTCGTATGGGTTTTGAATGTGAACAATAGTGCAAGTCAAGCACAAACTCGACTTGAAGAACATACTCAAGAAAATAGAGTCGAGGTGGATGCTTCAGGAGGATTTGTACGGCAGCGATTTGCATCATTTAAAAGGCTGTTGTACAATGTTGGTCTGCTTGAAAATATCTGAGACGTGTTTGTCAGGTCATTACTGTTATACACTTGAAATGTTCTTATTAGTGACAAGATTTGTATGGCAATATGGCAAATATTTAACCTGATAACAGTGCTGTGTATGTTATGAACTTTAATCTGTTTAATAAACCAAATTGCGATGAACCACCAATACTGGAGACacttgtttttataaataaaaacccGTTTATCCTTAGTAAGAATGAACCTAAAAGCTCAGAGAAAAACAATGAAAGTGCAGAACCACCCACTGGAAAATTTCAACTTGGGCATTTTgcattttcacaaaataaaagGATCCAAATAGTTCTGGTTTGATGACAAatcttttatttagcaaggacatAACCAGAATATCTGTACAAAAGAGACTGCTGTTCCAGATAGCATGGCTTCTCTCCAGCTCTGGATGAGTTGGTGGTCCTGGCAAGGAACAGATGGAGGGGGGTGCTGAAGTAAATCTTGTTTACAAGCCCAGCTTGGTCCTTCTCCAGTGTCTCCTCTTGGAGTTGTACCTGCAAAGAGATTGGCAAATATAAAGCATCACACAAGAAAACACCAATTAATATGTATTACACTGGAAACGTTGTTTTCTTGTAAACTGCACTGCTCTAAAACTAAAAACGTGGCTAAGAAAGTCATAAGAATTTAAAGTATAAAGAGTAGCAAATTAACCAAGCAAATATAAGGTTAAATTGTCACCAAATTAAGTCTAATAAAGTCTACTTGTATCACTTTCATGCATTGTTGCAttgttaaatggttagttcacccaaaagtgaaaattctgtcattaattactcaccctcatgtcattctacactcgtaagttcatcttcagaacacaaattaagatatttttgatgaaatgagGTATATgacatccatagacagcaatttaaccaccactttcaaggtccagtaAGGTACTacagacatcgttaaaacagtcaacgtgactgccgtggttcaaccttaattttatgaagcaacgagaatactttgtgtgcgcaaaaacaaaacaaaaataatgactttattcaacaatctcttccgTTATTATCCTTACACAGTTGACGCAGtgagcacagtgaaggcttccatgtttacgtccgaacgccgactcattattgggcaacgctgttcatgtgagcagcacgacgcatgcatgtgatgctgatacaggagccggccaataacgAGTCAGCGTTCTGACAAAGAAcctggacgtaaacaacgtaCGAGACAAAAGAGAAGATGTTGTTAAATGAAGTcgccatttttgttttgtttttacacaaaaagttctcatcgcttcataaaactaggttgaaccactgcagtcacttcaactgttttaacgatgtctttagtaccttcctggaccttgaaagtggtgttTATTTTGCTGTctatctcagatttcatcaaaaatatcttaatttgtgttccgaagatgaacgaaggtcttacaggtgtggaagaacatgagggtgagtaattaatgtcattaatttaatttgtgcTAACGAACACTTTAACATTAAAGAAGCAACAATGTACTGATAacaagcattaatgagatacatttctattttatcctcaatgtttaaaaaaaaaaaaaaaaaagatacacaaTTATAATCATATGGAAATGTGTCTCCACAACAGAGCATTCACACGTCACATGGGAGATGACAGTAATCATGACTCTACAGCAGATGATGCTCTCAGCAGGATAATGGCAGTACTCCCACAAAAATTGAGCACTGTAATTGCGTCCTGCTTTCGTTTGGATACTATAAACTACACGACAAGAAGACTACTATCACTTTAAGACTAGTTTAGCAGTGTTCAGTACAGCGGCAAATAACCACTACTGCACAACCATGTCAACACACCTGATCTTGTTGCCAGTTTTCATCCTAATCCACTGTGGGATCGGCCTGTTCTGCTTCTGCTTCTTGGCGAGGAAGCGTTTGATTCTGAAGGTCTTGTGCGACGCCTGAAACACAAATGTGTAGCACAGTCAGGCAATCTGCAATGGCTGGAGTTAGCCATCCCGTCACACATATTCGGGGAGAGGTTTCATTATGTGTCGAACTATAATCGGTTCAATATTACATACCATTAACTAAGAACTTCAACCTATATACAAAAATGAAGCGATGTGCAGGAATACAATAACATCTTGGACGATGTTTTATGATTCTCACTTACCATTTCAGAGATCGCAATCCGTTCACCACTATGGCGGTAGTCGAAGAGGAGGAACCATGGGAAACGCAAGCACTGTATATCCGAGTCACGGATAGACCTACTGCTTTACATCACAGCGACGACCAGTGGCTCCACGGAGCTACTGCGTAATGCTGATATTTCGTCTTTTGAAAATTAGCAGCTGTATGCTTCTCCGTCAAGTCAATGCACATCTTTTTAAAACTGTAAAACCTCAGGGCCAATCcaagaaaaatattcattttatgtCAACTCCCTCCTAAATATGTGCAAACAAAGACATTAACCATGGTACAACTGACATCAtgtctttttcagttttttttttttttttttgcctgtgttAATGCCAACTTCATACATTTTGGCACaggtgtgtatttttattgaaattttaCAAGTTCACCCTCATTTCCTTTAAATCTATTTTGCACTAGGTACTAAACATTTCCTCTCAGAACCTTTTGGACAAAAAATGTCCTCATTGAAACCCAATAAAACTGCAATTTATAATCCCAGGGCCATTTAACTGTAAATTGTTGAAATCTTTATTAATAGGCTTTCATTTTGTTGGCAAGGCTTCCATATGGCGCCATTTTTCAGGTTTGGCCTATAAAGCAAATACTCGCTTTATTCTTGTTTTCTGTTTATGCATATTATGGAGCCAATTGGATAAATTATTCAGCTATAATTGTGTGGGTGTGTTGGTATGTGTGTTATAAAAATTGTGTGCatgtaataaaaaaagactCTACTGCAAAACACGAATCCAACCACTGTGTGTTCCAGTGAAGTTTTGCTGGCATCTAATGGGAAAAATTTGGTACTGTGCCCAAACTAAAttttactgaaagctcattttttgagatatcaacctcaaatttggaacacaatcTTTGATTTTCAACATGTTAAACAGTTTTAGAGTTCAACatgtttcataaaatatatattttatataaaataatgttcattaatcattttcattttcaaatgaaaatagtgacggctcttgtctccgtaaatacagtaagaaacgatggtaactttaaccacatttaacagtacattagcaacatgctaacgaaacatttagaaagacaatttacaaatatcactaaaaatatcatgttatcatggatcatgtcagttattattgctccatctgccattttttgctgttgtccttgcttgcttacctagtctgatgattcagctgtgcacagatccagacgttaatactggctgcccttgtgtaatgcctcgatcatgggctggcatatgcaaatattggaggcgtacatattaatgagcccgactgttacgtaacagtcggtgttatgttgagattcgcctgttcttcggaggtcttttaaacaaattagatttatataaggaggaaacaatggagtttgagactcactgtatgtcatttccatgtactgaactcttgttattcaactatgccaaggtaaattcaattcgatggcacctttaaactctTTTTACTTAGAGATTctgacaatgttttttttttgttttgtttttttaatgagacCGAACTTGAGTGCTTCAAatttttatgacagtttttTGACAGATATTTTTGTCCACTATGGACCAATGtgtaatttgttttaattgaCGGACAAGGGTTAAACAGAAATTTGTAGATTGCCATGATGTATCTCTTCAAAACAAGAGTATCTTCTCTTTTATcactttgttatattttgttaagCCTTTGTCAACCTTGTTACTATGATTTTCTACagtaaacaaataatttaaacttaatttataataatcagCATTAAATTATTTCTAAAAATGACATTAAGCAGGTGTTTCAACTTTAAAGTATTAGCTATATTCCAAGCTAAACATGCAATTAACACTTGAAAACATCTTTGTCTGatagaaagtttaaaatctTAAAGAAATGTACTTTAAGAATAAACTTTTCAGAATGAAAAAGTTTTGTGGAAtgaaaaatgaccaaagaaACGTATTAAATAAAGCAAAACACAAAGTAACATATAAGTTGTTCATTTATTGTCTTTTTGGATTTCTCTTCATACTTTGACAAAGCTGCAACTATAAAAGGAAAACAAGCTGTGTTTTGAGTTGAGGATTAGTTACAATGGAACATACAACTGGATGACAGAACATGACAGTTTCCAAACCAAGCTAACCAGAGGATGCATTTTTCTGAGTGGTAGGATATGCTTCAATACCAAAACTATAAAAGGCCACATCTGTTTTTGCATATAATTTAGTCGACTTGCAGAAAAGAATTAACAGTGATCAAGGCATCAGCATCATAAAGCATGGCTCTTTTTCCACCTGACCAATCCCTAACCAGAACAGAAATGGTTGCAGGCTACATCCATGCTCGGAGAACACAAATTCATTACTGATTGTCTGAAGTGAAATGCACCGTATGATACCAGATAGAAGGGTTCAGGTAAGGCGCGGAAGATCTTTCTAAAGCAGAACAGTGAGAAATGTTGAGCAAGCTAGATCAGACGTTTTATAAACTATGTAACAGAAAAGCAAGGGAAGTAAAACAAGTTTGGCTGTGTACCAAAAGTAAGGCCACTTTGAGTTAACATGGTCCAATCACTTTGGCTTCTCTCGTGGTTATGTCCCGTTTCTCAAATCTAACCGTCGGTTAGGACTTGCCTTGCTCATGAACAGGAACTTTAGGGGCTCATTCAGGCACTGGAGGGCAACAGGTATGTGCTCTCGTGTCAATgacgagaggttttttttttgaatgtgtGGGGATTTCTTTTGCTGACAGCACCATGTTTTTGAGGTGTTTGTCCTGATTAGAACAGAGCCCCTCCTCTCTTGAGACATCATTTCATGCTAGCGGAGCTGCTTCCTCACTCGGCCACTTTCTCTTGAGAATTCTTAGACTCCCGCTCAGCCCTCCTGTCCGCTGCCTGCCCATCTCCTCCTGCTCCTCCTCCCCGGTTACGGCTCCTCGCCCCGGGCTGGTACAGCTGAATTGCAGGCCGATCCTAAGGCAGAAATgtaaaatgaattattattagctatatgtcaaataaatcagtaaaaaaaaatatcataaaagaGCAAGTACCTTATTTCTCAGACGGTCCCTTTTGGCACTGTCTTCCTTTTTGTTGTCCTTTGATGGCTTTTCGGGATGAGCATTAACTGAGGACTCTCCGGTGTTTTCATTCTTTCTTCTCTCCCAAACGCGCTCCTTGTCCTTCTTCCCTTCGTCCTCTCTCTTTTTGTAGGTGTTTTCTCCGTCCTGACGTTCCCTTCTCCTCCTCCGTTCTTCATCTTGCCTTCTGATGCgttctttttctttctgtcttcGCTCTCTGTCTCTGTCCCGGTCTCTATCTCGGTCTCCATCACGTTCTCTGTAATCTTTATGCCCACTATCCTCTGATCTACATGACAATGCATATTGACAATGTGATATAACAATGAAAGGAGAAGACTTGGAAAGTGAAAGATGGGTTGAGTAAGGCTGGGAATGTTTTTCATCTAGCGCTAGTGTGGAGTGTAACCAAACTTACTTGGGCCCCTTCTCCTCTCTGTGTTCACCATTCTGTCTCTTCTTCATCTCTCCTCCTCCAGGAGGTCGATCTTCCTTCTGTTTCTCTCTGTCTTGTTTCTTAGGCTTGTCTTTTGGCTTCTCAGCATCACCATTGTCTGCTTTCTCTGGTTTTCTTAAGAGCTGAATGACAAAACAACAGGTGTTTACttcaggatgcattaaactgatcaaaagtgacagtaaacacatctataatgttacaaatgatttctattagaaataaatgctggtttttattttttacttttaattcatcaaggtttccacaaaaattaagcagcacaactgtttttaatattaatcaaaataatgaatgtttctcaagcagcaaatcagcatatcagaatgattttagaaggatcatgtgacactgaagactggaataatgatgctaaaaactcagctttgacatcacagaaatacattacatttaattctatGTATATTTTACTCAAtttaccgtttttttttttgtttttttttactgatcccaaattttttgttcttttagtAAACTAAGTTCTTTTAGTAAACTATAATAATGAATCTAGGTAGTCAAATATATTTGCACAATTACGTACCTTGATTTTTGGCTGATCATCTTTAGGTTGGTCCTTATCCTTATCAGATGCCTTTTCTCCTTTTTTCAATTTCTCAgcctcttttctttttcttctgtcCTCCTCTCTCCACTTACGCCGTTCTTCATCTCGTAAGCGTTTGCGCTCTAGCTCTCTCCGTCTCCTCTCTTCCTTCTTCTCTTCTCGAATCCTCTGGGAAGGACAGGATGAGAGTGCATAAGCACACTACACATGCAGTATGACATATTATATGTATGGAAACCAAATTAACTGGTGACAGGCTAATGAAGTATGCAATTACATCAGTTAATACTACACCCTCACTTTACCTGTTTATTCTTAAGGAAGTCCAAGAGAGGTGTTGTTTTTTTAGCTGgagaaagaacattttaaaagatttttaaaaaagaacaaaattgtattaagttgtttttttaagaatggaagcttgtttccccCCACAgactaacaaaataaaaaaggtaattgtgactttttatctcacaattctgactttttttctcgcaactgtgatataaacaattgtgagttattCAACTTTAAAGAAAATTTGCAATCGCAattgagaaaaagtcagaatagtgagataaaaagtcgcaattaccttttgtattttttattccgTGGTGGAAATAAGCTTCTATACTTTTGTGCCGAAACTCACCACTGAGCTCTTTTGTCTTGGCCTCTATTTCCTCAAGTAAAGTCTCCGGATTAGAAGGAAATTTTTCCTCATCGCCATTGTAGAACTCCAAAAACTTTTTGTAATCGGCATCTAGTAGGAAACAGGTAAACAAACATAAAGTCAGCGTGAAATGAAAATTCCTATCATCTTTTCTCCCCTCCTGTGATGTATATTTGACTGAAGCAGCTTctcaaatgagaaaaaaaatgtagtacAGGAATTATGTCCATTGGGatattgattggatcattgttGTTTGTGAATTGCTGCAATCTtatgtgattgacaggttgcTGGAGGGGAGGAATTATTTTCCAGCTCTTGCACTTGTGcccacgtcatcagagaagaaaaGAGGAGTCATTGTGAAGGGAGGgcacataaataaattaaaaaataataatgtagacagacagatcatTTATAATAAGCACTGCAATATACCATAAAACAAATATGAATTGTcaaatttgatttcatggtgactaacATTTTCCCAATGTTAACTATTGTTTGTAATGATTTTATGTTTTACCATCTTCAATTGTTCCACTTTTGGCATCCTTCTTCTTGCTTCTTTTCTTAGCAACTTTCTGGAATGGTGCAAACTCAACAATGGCTGGATATTCTTGTCCtgtaatatacaaaaaaaacaaaaaaacgtttTACTGTAAGAGAAGTTCACCAGCATAGAAAACACCTCAGTCTGAagcataaaaaatgtattataataataatgaattactAGAAATCTCTACAGCATTTAAGGAGTATTAACAACTTCACAAAAGTTTGATTACTAAAACAATTGATTAGTCAGTAAACAATGAAtgctttaaataataatgtcaCATAAAAGCCAAACCTCGATTATCAATAAAGACATAGCCGTCAAAACGGTCTCTGAAGAGAACTATGTCATCTTGATTTTTGAAATTCAGATATGCTCTTGCAAACAGATGAGGGAAAAGActgcaaataaacaaacacattgaTCAGccataaaatactttttattccTTTCACTTTTCTGATTTCTTTTATGAAATACAGCATCTACAAACCTAGTATCACTAGAGAAAAACTCCAGGTAATCCAGCTCTGGAAGAGGCTGCAGTTGCTCCTCTAAGTCTTCTTTAGTTAG is part of the Megalobrama amblycephala isolate DHTTF-2021 linkage group LG23, ASM1881202v1, whole genome shotgun sequence genome and harbors:
- the sowahd gene encoding ankyrin repeat domain-containing protein SOWAHC, with translation MYEGSSSGPIRSEEHFNTPVGEAALPSEEPKDSDFKASGNDGSNSDSPKSRITSQFRSNVEERYSRHGARPASPAFSASSRRSRLQKQLEVSEPGSSASRRLSVDASEKGSLTPAMRKKYLKELFLSNKSGLSSILSSKHKSSKEEEEEAANGDTVNSGALWALDPMEHAWMLSAVDGNYDTMVEFLAEDPSLLSRKDFISGFTALHWLAKNGKDETLIKILRHAEQEGLSVNVNLRGSGGLTPLHLAAMHNQYMVVKILVGAFSANVDIMDYSGKRAWQYLKDNAPREIKELLGAWDDESFVWVLNVNNSASQAQTRLEEHTQENRVEVDASGGFVRQRFASFKRLLYNVGLLENI
- the rpl39 gene encoding 60S ribosomal protein L39 yields the protein MASHKTFRIKRFLAKKQKQNRPIPQWIRMKTGNKIRYNSKRRHWRRTKLGL
- the upf3b gene encoding regulator of nonsense transcripts 3B, with protein sequence MKEDKENTRPREKKVEIKCDDNEKAEKPNKEKKEAMTKIVIRRLPPSLTKEDLEEQLQPLPELDYLEFFSSDTSLFPHLFARAYLNFKNQDDIVLFRDRFDGYVFIDNRGQEYPAIVEFAPFQKVAKKRSKKKDAKSGTIEDDADYKKFLEFYNGDEEKFPSNPETLLEEIEAKTKELSAKKTTPLLDFLKNKQRIREEKKEERRRRELERKRLRDEERRKWREEDRRKRKEAEKLKKGEKASDKDKDQPKDDQPKIKLLRKPEKADNGDAEKPKDKPKKQDREKQKEDRPPGGGEMKKRQNGEHREEKGPKSEDSGHKDYRERDGDRDRDRDRDRERRQKEKERIRRQDEERRRRRERQDGENTYKKREDEGKKDKERVWERRKNENTGESSVNAHPEKPSKDNKKEDSAKRDRLRNKDRPAIQLYQPGARSRNRGGGAGGDGQAADRRAERESKNSQEKVAE